CCAGATGAAGAAGAACAGCAGCAGCTGGACCTTGATGACGAACCAGAGCATCGGCCACCAGCCGTGGTTCGCGCCCTCCCAGAAGGTGGACACCGGCCACGGGGCCCGCCAGCCGCCCAGGAAGAGCGTCACCGACACGGCCGAGACCGTCACCATGTTCACGTACTCGGCGAGCATGAACAGCGCGAACTTGATGGACGAGTACTCGGTGTTGAAGCCGCCGACGAGGTCGCCCTCGGACTCCGGCATGTCGAACGGGGCGCGGTTCGTCTCGCCGACCATCGTCACGATGTAGATGAGGAACGAGACCGGCAGGAGCACGATGTACCAGCGGTCGTGCTGCTGGGCGACGATCTCCGAGGTGGACATCGACCCGGAGTAGAGGAACACCGACGCGAAGGCCGCGCCCATCGCGATCTCGTACGAGATCATCTGGGCGCAGGACCGCAGACCACCCAGCAAGGGGTAGGTCGATCCGGAACTCCAACCCGCGAGCACGATCCCGTAGATGCCGACCGAGGCGACCGCGAGGATGTAGAGCATCGCGATCGGCAGGTCGGTGAGCTGCATCGTGGTGCGGTGGCCGAAGATCGAGACCTCGTTGCCGGAGGGCCCGAAGGGGATCACGGCGATCGCCATGAACGCCGGGATGGCGGCGACGACCGGGGCCAGGATGTAGACCACCTTGTCGGCGCGCTTGACGACGACGTCTTCCTTCAGCATCAGCTTGATGCCGTCGGCGAGCGACTGGAGCATGCCCCAGGGGCCGTGCCGGTTGGGGCCGATGCGCAGCTGCATCCAGGCGACGACCTTGCGCTCCCACACGATGGAGAAGAGCACGGTCACCATCAGGAAGGCGAAGCAGAAGACCGCCTTGACCACGACCAGCCACCAGGGATCGCGGCCGAACAGCGAGAGGTCTTCCAGAGCGAGCGGGATCATGACTGCACCTCCTTGGCCTCGTCGATGCCCGCGGGACCGATCCGGACGAGTGCGCCGGGCACGGCCCCCGTGTCGGAGGCCACGCCCCCGCCGGTGGAGTTCAGCGGAAGCCACACGACGCGGTCCGGCATCTCCGTGACCTGGAGCGGGAGTCGGGTCGTCCCCGCCGGTCCGGTGACGGCGAGCTCGTCGCCGTCCTTGACGCCCGCCTCGGCAGCCGTGGCGGCCGACACACGCGCGCGTGCCGCGTGCCGCGTGCCGGCGAGCGCGTCGTCCCCCTCCTGGAGACGGCCCTGGTCGAGCAGCAGCCGGTGCCCCGCGAGGACGGCCTCACCGGACGCGGGCCGCGGCA
The DNA window shown above is from Streptomyces sp. NBC_01445 and carries:
- the nuoH gene encoding NADH-quinone oxidoreductase subunit NuoH; translation: MIPLALEDLSLFGRDPWWLVVVKAVFCFAFLMVTVLFSIVWERKVVAWMQLRIGPNRHGPWGMLQSLADGIKLMLKEDVVVKRADKVVYILAPVVAAIPAFMAIAVIPFGPSGNEVSIFGHRTTMQLTDLPIAMLYILAVASVGIYGIVLAGWSSGSTYPLLGGLRSCAQMISYEIAMGAAFASVFLYSGSMSTSEIVAQQHDRWYIVLLPVSFLIYIVTMVGETNRAPFDMPESEGDLVGGFNTEYSSIKFALFMLAEYVNMVTVSAVSVTLFLGGWRAPWPVSTFWEGANHGWWPMLWFVIKVQLLLFFFIWLRGTLPRVRYDQLMKLGWKVLIPVSVVWLMLVATVRTLRNENYSFWPIALYVSAGVLTLLLLSFLVDIFRDRGGKEREAREAAERAAAFDPMAGGFPVPPLPGQTPPAVPRRRPRGERELIVSGGPDTASDGTGEGPSDGKEASHG